Proteins from a single region of Calditrichota bacterium:
- a CDS encoding MBL fold metallo-hydrolase, whose translation MKITWLGHDAFLFETAKGVKVLSDPYVAGSYDGAVGYKPITEVVDVVFVSHASHPDHGGHKNLPGSPQVLLGAGRHEAKGITFKGVATFHDKSGGKERGHNTVFVMEADGLRICHCGDLGHTLTPAQVQEIGAVDVLFVPVGGFFTINHREAWEVVEALKPKIVVPMHYKTEVLGFPLDKVDEFLKGKRNVERIKGSSFEVSKETLPKETKIVVIEEHLL comes from the coding sequence ATGAAGATTACCTGGCTCGGGCATGATGCCTTCCTGTTCGAGACGGCCAAAGGGGTCAAGGTCCTCAGCGATCCCTACGTGGCCGGCTCTTACGACGGCGCGGTCGGTTACAAGCCGATCACGGAGGTAGTGGACGTGGTCTTTGTGAGCCATGCCAGCCACCCTGACCACGGAGGGCACAAGAACCTACCCGGTTCTCCGCAGGTGCTGCTGGGCGCTGGCCGGCACGAGGCCAAGGGAATCACCTTCAAGGGGGTGGCCACCTTTCACGACAAATCCGGCGGCAAAGAGCGTGGCCACAATACCGTGTTCGTGATGGAGGCCGATGGGCTGCGCATCTGCCACTGTGGCGACCTTGGCCACACGCTCACGCCTGCGCAAGTGCAAGAGATCGGCGCCGTGGACGTCCTCTTTGTGCCGGTCGGGGGATTCTTCACTATCAACCATCGGGAAGCGTGGGAGGTGGTCGAGGCACTGAAGCCGAAGATTGTGGTGCCCATGCACTACAAGACCGAGGTGCTCGGCTTCCCCTTGGACAAGGTCGACGAGTTTCTCAAAGGCAAGCGGAACGTGGAGCGCATCAAGGGCAGCAGCTTTGAGGTCAGCAAGGAGACCCTGCCCAAGGAGACGAAGATCGTGGTCATCGAGGAGCACCTGCTATGA